A single region of the Malus sylvestris chromosome 8, drMalSylv7.2, whole genome shotgun sequence genome encodes:
- the LOC126633350 gene encoding uncharacterized protein LOC126633350 isoform X2 encodes MEANVQMQNPNDEAMFDEATMVDDDEVMGKSKATLQPKPSWFDDDDDCIGQNRNDEEEGIQKAIGDPMARLQLQKKRNYCEVCCEEVEDHKSYNCPYFVLVPKGARVGEHCDIVCTECGEQVSKHEGELNVHYEGRAILKYCHRCRDYRSHWTEECESMPK; translated from the exons ACGAAGCCATGTTCGACGAAGCAACCATGGTCGATGATG atgaAGTAATGGGCAAATCTAAAGCTACCCTCCAACCAAAACCAAGTTGGttcgatgatgatgatgactgcATTGGGCAGAATCGTAACG ATGAAGAGGAAGGTATACAAAAGGCGATTGGAGACCCAATGGCTCGACTCCAACTGCAAAAAAAGCGTAATTACTGTGAAGTTTGTTGTGAGGAAGTTGAGGACCACAAGAGTTACAATTGCCCGTATTTTGTTTTGGTACCAAAGGGCGCTCGTGTTGGCGAACACTGTGATATAGTTTGCACAGAATGTGGTGAGCAAGTTTCCAAGCACGAAGGTGAGCTTAATGTGCACTATGAAGGACGTGCTATTTTGAAGTACTGTCATAGGTGTCGGGATTACCGTAGCCACTGGACTGAAGAATGCGAGTCCATGCCAAAATAG